One part of the Candidatus Saccharimonadales bacterium genome encodes these proteins:
- a CDS encoding GDP-L-fucose synthase, which yields MDKSAKIFVAGHRGMVGSAIVRELKNKGYTNIITKTRDELNLLDQKVVNDFFASEKPEYVVDSAAKVGGIKANMTYPAEFLYENLVIQNNLIWAAKEAGVKKFLFLGSSCIYPRQSPQPMKEEYFLDGKPEPTNEGYAIAKIAGMKLCEYIYTEFNQKFISCMPTNIYGENDNFDPETSHVVPSLLRRIHEAKVSNTPEVVIWGTGVSRREFLHVDDLAEACVWMLESYNDKQFLNVGTGEDISIKELAETIQKLVGYQGKLVFDATKPDGMPKKLLDVSKLKDAGWTYKIKFEDGLKRTYDWYLKNIA from the coding sequence ATGGACAAATCAGCAAAAATTTTTGTAGCTGGGCATCGCGGAATGGTTGGGTCGGCGATTGTGCGGGAGCTTAAAAATAAGGGTTACACCAACATAATTACTAAAACTCGCGACGAGCTAAACCTGCTTGATCAAAAGGTGGTAAATGACTTTTTTGCCAGCGAAAAACCAGAATATGTAGTGGACTCAGCCGCTAAAGTCGGCGGGATCAAAGCCAACATGACTTATCCTGCGGAATTTTTGTACGAAAACTTGGTTATTCAAAATAACTTGATCTGGGCCGCTAAAGAAGCTGGGGTCAAAAAGTTTTTGTTTTTAGGAAGCTCATGCATTTACCCGCGTCAATCACCGCAGCCAATGAAAGAAGAATACTTTTTAGACGGCAAACCTGAGCCAACTAACGAGGGATACGCGATTGCTAAAATCGCTGGCATGAAACTCTGTGAGTACATTTACACTGAGTTTAACCAAAAATTCATATCTTGCATGCCTACCAATATATATGGAGAAAATGATAATTTTGATCCTGAAACTTCGCACGTTGTGCCCTCTCTTTTGCGCCGAATTCACGAAGCAAAAGTTAGTAACACGCCCGAGGTCGTTATCTGGGGTACAGGCGTTAGCCGCCGCGAATTCTTGCACGTCGATGATCTTGCCGAAGCTTGCGTTTGGATGCTAGAGAGTTACAATGACAAGCAGTTCTTAAACGTTGGTACAGGTGAAGACATTTCAATTAAAGAACTTGCTGAGACCATTCAGAAGCTTGTTGGCTACCAAGGCAAACTAGTGTTCGATGCGACAAAGCCAGACGGCATGCCAAAAAAATTACTCGACGTCAGCAAGCTCAAAGACGCGGGTTGGACTTATAAAATTAAGTTCGAAGACGGTCTAAAGCGAACCTACGACTGGTACTTAAAAAATATCGCCTAA
- a CDS encoding mannose-1-phosphate guanylyltransferase has protein sequence MIAVINAGGSGTRLWPLSTPEYPKHLLKLTGSDSLLQDAYRRAKKIAKHVYIVTEGSHAHHVKEQLPELTDENFIIEAGRRGTAGCLIAGLQYVKTRHDNDEPIAFLHADHVIHDVEGFAYSFKVAGEVSKERDQVTLIGIEPAYASTAFGYIQKGESLHKDGLAYEVAGFKEKPDFKTAQSYIRSGRYLWNCGYFVGSVNTFARALKKFSPEWYGYYEKLLAANTEEQYKKTYLSFKNDAIDYALLELDDELQVVPANFDWMDVGSFNDVHGAVETDEKGNYVHGKVETDMVENSYIRNDEPNKPVGVIGLDNVVVINSPNGILVARKDLAQNVKEIAKKFQDEKK, from the coding sequence ATGATTGCTGTTATTAATGCGGGTGGATCAGGTACAAGGTTGTGGCCGCTTTCAACGCCGGAGTACCCAAAGCATTTGCTTAAACTTACAGGTAGCGATTCATTGCTACAAGATGCCTACAGGCGCGCAAAAAAAATTGCTAAACACGTATATATTGTTACCGAGGGTAGTCATGCTCATCATGTAAAAGAACAGTTGCCGGAATTAACCGACGAAAACTTTATTATTGAAGCAGGGCGACGAGGAACGGCGGGTTGTTTAATCGCGGGTCTTCAATACGTTAAAACTCGGCACGACAACGACGAGCCGATTGCCTTTTTGCACGCAGATCACGTGATTCACGACGTAGAAGGTTTCGCGTACTCGTTCAAGGTGGCGGGCGAAGTTTCAAAGGAGCGAGATCAAGTGACATTAATCGGGATTGAGCCCGCATATGCTTCTACTGCTTTTGGCTATATCCAAAAAGGCGAATCGCTCCACAAGGACGGATTAGCCTACGAAGTTGCAGGATTTAAGGAAAAGCCAGATTTTAAAACAGCTCAGTCATATATTCGTAGCGGTCGTTATTTATGGAACTGCGGTTATTTTGTTGGATCTGTTAACACATTTGCCCGGGCCCTTAAAAAGTTCTCTCCGGAATGGTATGGCTATTACGAAAAACTCTTAGCCGCCAATACAGAGGAGCAATACAAAAAAACTTACTTGTCATTTAAAAATGATGCAATCGATTACGCGCTTTTAGAGTTGGATGACGAGCTTCAAGTTGTGCCAGCCAATTTTGACTGGATGGATGTTGGTTCGTTTAACGATGTCCACGGCGCGGTTGAGACTGACGAAAAGGGCAATTACGTTCACGGCAAAGTGGAAACTGATATGGTTGAGAACTCGTACATCCGTAACGATGAGCCGAATAAACCAGTGGGTGTAATTGGTTTAGATAATGTAGTAGTTATTAATAGCCCTAACGGAATCTTAGTGGCCCGCAAAGATTTAGCTCAAAATGTTAAGGAAATTGCAAAGAAATTTCAGGATGAGAAGAAGTAG
- the gmd gene encoding GDP-mannose 4,6-dehydratase yields MKRKVAIITGITGQDGSYLAELLLEKGYDVHGIIRRASTFNTSRIDHVFQDPHESHKRLTLHYGDISDGSNLSRLIERLKPDEIYNLAAQSHVRVSFDIPEYTGDVTGLGALRLLDAIREAGVKTKFYQASSSEMFGLVQEVPQKETTPFYPRSPYGVAKVYGHWITVNYRESYDLFACSGILFNHESPRRGETFVTRKITRGLARIKLGLDETLYLGNLEAKRDWGHAKDYVEAMWMMLQQDKPDDYVVSTGETHTVREFVEIAARLLDFKLEWRGKGIDEVGIDVRSGKEIIKIDPIYFRPAEVDLLIGDSSKARKKLGWTPKISFEQLVEEMVIADHEKESLKKEIAQ; encoded by the coding sequence ATGAAAAGAAAAGTTGCCATAATTACCGGAATCACTGGGCAGGATGGATCTTATTTAGCTGAACTACTACTTGAAAAGGGCTATGATGTACACGGAATTATTCGCCGCGCTTCGACTTTTAACACCAGCAGAATTGATCACGTTTTTCAGGATCCACACGAAAGTCACAAACGCTTAACTTTGCATTATGGTGACATCTCTGATGGCAGCAACCTCTCTCGCTTAATTGAACGCTTAAAACCAGATGAAATCTACAACCTCGCAGCTCAGAGTCACGTGCGCGTGAGCTTTGATATTCCAGAATACACTGGCGACGTGACAGGTTTAGGCGCTCTGCGCTTACTTGACGCAATCCGCGAAGCTGGCGTTAAAACTAAGTTCTACCAAGCATCTTCTTCTGAGATGTTTGGTTTGGTTCAAGAAGTTCCACAAAAAGAAACCACTCCTTTTTACCCGCGCTCGCCTTACGGTGTGGCGAAAGTTTACGGCCACTGGATTACAGTAAACTACCGTGAAAGCTACGACTTATTTGCATGTAGCGGAATTTTATTTAACCATGAGTCACCTCGCCGCGGCGAAACCTTTGTGACTCGCAAAATTACACGTGGGCTAGCGCGAATTAAGCTTGGACTAGACGAAACTCTTTATCTTGGAAATCTTGAAGCTAAACGCGACTGGGGCCACGCCAAAGACTACGTCGAGGCCATGTGGATGATGCTTCAGCAAGACAAGCCTGACGATTACGTTGTGTCGACCGGTGAAACACACACCGTACGCGAATTTGTAGAAATCGCCGCACGCCTACTCGACTTTAAACTCGAATGGCGCGGTAAGGGTATCGACGAAGTTGGAATCGACGTGCGATCAGGTAAAGAAATCATTAAAATTGATCCGATTTACTTTAGACCTGCAGAAGTTGATTTACTGATTGGCGACTCCAGTAAGGCCCGCAAAAAACTTGGCTGGACACCAAAAATATCATTCGAACAATTGGTCGAAGAGATGGTTATTGCCGACCACGAAAAAGAATCGCTAAAAAAGGAGATTGCACAATGA
- a CDS encoding VCBS repeat-containing protein translates to MLAKLARVVVVCVLAGIALVVSASPSAAQTFDNALVADMGIAEIGTVRPVGWNQPGECIKSVQRWVANAGGSFGGGGVISGYVNSGATEVSLSNVVKGDVVQYTRASGDYATDNGDWTYVHTVVVIQNHGNGQFDIVQSNVPDGSGKVTRVDNWAPSLHEGWSARAWRFGEVASTQPPPPPPPPDTDSDGTIDADDWCPLVSGSASNHGCPNNLTQVSGDFDGDGRGDVVAVSRGLDGHPTISWLRSNGLGLDSPQSKLDLPAPAWNTATLKFVAGDFNGDGRSDLFVASGSEIDPPNLYVLLSTGSEFSQPVLVKQPNPAYWRWSRLEFFAADLDGDSRDDVIAVSRGDDDGSGIHWFKSTSGSSTPSLADSVPVASLHPAAWKVSQMKFAFGDFNGDNRDDMMIASGAGSGGVNLYTFASNGVEFNAPVMQFALPATAWQFERLQWLASDLDGDAKSDIVAISRNFSDGPDINWFRSMGQTFATPTLARSLNPVAWKVTNLRWAVTDVNADGKDDLFAASGGSGNPVSTYLLMANGGLAEPVAQAPLNPASWIWERLQW, encoded by the coding sequence ATGCTAGCCAAATTGGCTAGAGTGGTTGTCGTATGCGTCCTTGCTGGGATCGCTTTGGTGGTTTCGGCGTCACCCAGTGCTGCGCAAACGTTCGACAACGCGCTAGTTGCTGACATGGGAATCGCAGAGATTGGTACAGTACGACCGGTCGGATGGAATCAGCCTGGCGAATGCATAAAGTCTGTTCAGCGATGGGTAGCAAATGCCGGAGGAAGCTTCGGCGGAGGCGGTGTTATCTCCGGGTACGTAAATTCTGGAGCTACGGAAGTGTCACTGAGTAACGTCGTTAAAGGTGATGTAGTTCAGTATACTAGAGCCTCAGGAGATTACGCGACCGACAATGGTGATTGGACTTACGTTCACACCGTAGTCGTCATCCAGAACCACGGTAATGGCCAGTTTGATATCGTCCAATCGAACGTTCCGGACGGATCAGGAAAGGTCACGCGAGTAGATAACTGGGCCCCTTCGCTCCATGAGGGATGGTCGGCTCGGGCGTGGCGCTTTGGAGAAGTTGCTTCGACCCAGCCTCCCCCTCCTCCGCCCCCACCAGACACCGACAGTGACGGCACGATTGATGCTGACGACTGGTGTCCTCTGGTTTCGGGGTCGGCTAGCAATCATGGTTGTCCGAACAACCTTACTCAGGTTTCGGGTGACTTTGATGGCGATGGTCGGGGAGATGTGGTGGCGGTTTCACGCGGCTTGGACGGCCATCCAACTATCAGTTGGCTTCGGTCAAACGGGTTGGGTTTGGATTCGCCACAGTCCAAATTGGATTTGCCCGCTCCTGCGTGGAACACTGCGACGCTCAAGTTTGTCGCGGGTGATTTTAACGGAGATGGCAGGTCAGATTTGTTCGTGGCTTCGGGCAGTGAGATCGATCCTCCGAATCTGTATGTGCTGCTTTCTACCGGGAGTGAGTTTTCTCAGCCGGTTTTGGTCAAGCAGCCTAACCCCGCTTATTGGCGGTGGTCGCGATTGGAATTTTTCGCGGCGGATTTGGATGGCGATTCGCGCGATGACGTAATTGCGGTTTCTCGTGGTGATGACGATGGCTCGGGTATTCACTGGTTTAAATCTACTAGTGGTTCGAGTACGCCTAGTCTGGCGGATTCCGTCCCCGTTGCGTCGTTACATCCAGCTGCCTGGAAGGTGTCGCAAATGAAGTTCGCCTTTGGTGACTTTAACGGCGACAACCGCGACGACATGATGATCGCTTCGGGTGCAGGAAGCGGTGGAGTCAATCTCTACACCTTTGCATCCAACGGCGTCGAGTTCAATGCTCCTGTTATGCAGTTCGCTCTGCCAGCTACGGCCTGGCAGTTTGAGCGGCTTCAGTGGCTGGCCAGTGATCTCGACGGCGACGCAAAAAGCGACATTGTGGCGATTTCGCGGAACTTCTCGGATGGGCCAGATATTAACTGGTTCCGGTCCATGGGGCAAACCTTTGCCACTCCAACACTTGCCCGCAGTCTAAATCCGGTCGCATGGAAGGTCACTAACCTCAGGTGGGCAGTGACCGACGTGAATGCGGACGGGAAAGACGACTTGTTCGCGGCGAGTGGCGGCTCTGGCAATCCGGTTTCAACTTACCTCCTAATGGCTAACGGCGGCCTAGCAGAACCGGTCGCACAAGCGCCACTTAACCCTGCTTCCTGGATTTGGGAGCGGCTACAGTGGTAG
- a CDS encoding FkbM family methyltransferase, with protein MRIIKGARKILVNTPVNDWIIAGVVREWIYKFTNKGGIVEVEYLTIKLRLPGHDFGLAPGLLGGYYEKLQLTIYAELAKKADVIIDVGANIGLYSSIGAKNLKKSSKLIAFEPIPDNIDLLKSNLQLNGLQDKVTIVPKALGEDDRKLELYLSSKSIGNHSAGGSGARGYGDVLEVDQTTIDAYTNKAKLKTVDLIKIDVEGYDGYVLKGGLKTIAKYHPALMIECIPELLDRCNFDYRTFGEMLFKNYKHRYVIDEANSKIEKITAKTVDDFLEKIKNTNLLLVQHEHHKKIIDNLL; from the coding sequence ATGCGCATTATTAAGGGCGCACGTAAGATTCTTGTAAATACGCCGGTCAACGACTGGATTATTGCAGGCGTTGTGCGAGAGTGGATTTACAAATTTACGAACAAGGGTGGGATTGTTGAGGTTGAATATCTCACAATAAAGTTACGACTACCTGGTCACGATTTTGGCTTGGCGCCTGGGCTTTTGGGCGGCTATTACGAAAAGCTTCAGCTCACCATTTATGCCGAACTAGCAAAAAAAGCTGATGTAATTATTGATGTCGGAGCAAATATTGGACTTTACAGTTCAATTGGGGCAAAAAACCTAAAAAAAAGTTCGAAACTAATAGCCTTCGAACCAATTCCAGATAACATCGATCTATTAAAATCCAACTTACAACTTAATGGATTACAAGACAAGGTCACGATTGTACCGAAAGCTTTGGGCGAAGACGACCGCAAGTTAGAGCTTTATCTTTCTAGCAAAAGTATCGGCAATCACTCGGCTGGCGGATCGGGCGCACGGGGATATGGAGATGTCCTTGAGGTCGATCAAACAACTATAGATGCATATACAAATAAAGCCAAACTTAAAACCGTCGATTTGATAAAAATTGATGTCGAGGGCTACGACGGCTACGTTCTTAAAGGCGGACTTAAAACCATCGCGAAATATCATCCAGCTCTAATGATCGAGTGTATTCCAGAGCTCTTAGACCGCTGCAATTTTGATTACCGAACTTTTGGCGAAATGCTATTTAAGAACTACAAGCATCGTTACGTAATTGATGAAGCAAATTCTAAAATCGAAAAAATAACCGCCAAAACCGTAGATGACTTTTTGGAAAAAATAAAAAATACCAATTTACTTCTGGTTCAGCATGAACATCATAAAAAAATTATCGACAACTTGCTGTAA
- a CDS encoding glycosyltransferase family 2 protein has protein sequence MSRGISIILPVFNEQDWIGRSLKYLDEAVAESDFKTECIVVDDGSNDESASIAEGFKTSTDRLKIRVIRQKNKGRYLARKTGVEEAKFESILFIDSRVFINKKALKFLQSRLQKNGDFQVWNAHVNVAKKGNVFARFWDAIVLVAWRRYFANPRETSYGLAEFDYFPKGTTCFFVPTKLFKEALADFEKHNKAEKFSNDDTVLIRYIAGKTPIHIAPQFSCTYNARATFKKFLKHAYHRGQVFVDGFLKPGNRFFYPLIAFLLLCVGLVFSIIIWPFVMVKLLLAGVILMIVGLFFGGLIFKLDWRDSLTLAALSPFFAVVYGAGIWRAALRKWGVWA, from the coding sequence TTGAGTCGCGGAATTTCTATTATTCTACCCGTATTTAATGAACAGGATTGGATTGGCAGGTCACTTAAATATCTCGATGAAGCCGTTGCGGAATCGGACTTTAAAACCGAATGCATTGTTGTTGATGACGGTTCAAACGACGAGTCTGCCAGCATTGCTGAGGGCTTTAAAACAAGCACCGACCGTCTAAAAATCCGCGTTATTAGACAAAAAAATAAAGGCAGATATTTAGCACGCAAAACTGGAGTTGAAGAGGCTAAATTTGAGTCAATTTTATTTATTGATTCTCGTGTATTTATTAACAAAAAAGCTCTAAAATTTTTGCAAAGTCGATTGCAAAAAAATGGTGATTTTCAGGTATGGAATGCTCATGTCAATGTCGCAAAAAAGGGTAACGTGTTTGCGCGTTTTTGGGATGCAATTGTTTTAGTGGCTTGGCGTCGATATTTTGCCAATCCGCGCGAAACCAGTTACGGGCTTGCTGAGTTCGACTACTTCCCTAAGGGAACGACCTGCTTTTTTGTTCCAACCAAACTTTTTAAGGAGGCGCTGGCTGATTTTGAAAAGCATAACAAAGCTGAAAAGTTTTCTAACGACGACACAGTTTTGATCCGTTATATTGCCGGCAAAACCCCTATTCATATTGCGCCACAATTCAGCTGTACTTACAACGCGCGCGCTACTTTTAAAAAGTTCTTAAAACACGCTTATCATCGCGGGCAAGTTTTTGTAGACGGTTTTTTAAAGCCAGGCAATCGATTTTTTTACCCGTTAATCGCTTTTTTACTTTTATGCGTTGGTCTTGTTTTTAGCATAATTATTTGGCCATTTGTAATGGTTAAATTGCTTTTGGCTGGTGTAATTTTAATGATCGTTGGGTTATTTTTTGGCGGCTTAATATTTAAATTAGATTGGCGAGATTCGCTAACACTTGCCGCTTTATCGCCGTTTTTTGCGGTAGTTTACGGTGCTGGAATTTGGAGAGCGGCTTTGCGTAAGTGGGGAGTCTGGGCATGA
- a CDS encoding DegT/DnrJ/EryC1/StrS aminotransferase family protein: MIKLIKSGFYNEAETKKALADFILNTEMLSMNVQCKTFEESFAKKQGRKYAVYVSNGSVANLLLIQSMLNLGHFKKGDKIGFSALTWPTNPMPLIQLGLVPVAIDCNLETLNVSPENLKQYIGDLRGLFLTNVLGFCDNLPAIKQLCDENDVILLEDNCESLGSKTGGTLLGNFGLASTFSFFVGHHMSTIEGGMVCTDDKDLYEMLVMGRAHGWDRNLAPETQEKLRASSGADEFYAKYTFYDLASNFRPTEINGFIGNQQIGFWDEIVGKRVANFKKFVEAINANDDFYTYKLDHMEIPSNFAMPVICKNPELAAKYKQKFSDAQVEIRPVIAGNMTKQPFYQKYVQDLAPRPNSDLIHANGFYFGNNPEMTDEEIDTLCNLLAKD, from the coding sequence ATGATCAAGCTGATTAAATCCGGTTTTTACAACGAGGCCGAAACAAAAAAAGCATTGGCGGATTTTATTTTAAATACCGAAATGCTCAGCATGAACGTTCAATGTAAGACTTTTGAAGAATCTTTTGCTAAAAAACAAGGTCGTAAATACGCGGTTTACGTTAGCAACGGAAGTGTAGCTAACTTGCTTTTGATCCAGAGCATGCTTAACCTTGGACACTTTAAAAAAGGTGACAAAATTGGTTTTTCGGCGCTCACATGGCCAACTAACCCAATGCCATTAATTCAGCTAGGTCTAGTTCCCGTCGCTATAGACTGCAACCTCGAGACCCTTAACGTTTCCCCAGAAAACTTAAAACAATATATCGGCGATTTACGCGGCCTATTTTTGACCAACGTGCTTGGTTTCTGCGACAACCTACCAGCGATTAAGCAACTCTGTGACGAGAATGACGTAATTTTACTTGAGGACAACTGCGAATCTTTAGGATCAAAAACTGGCGGAACTTTGTTGGGCAACTTTGGCTTAGCCTCTACTTTCTCATTTTTTGTCGGTCACCACATGTCGACGATCGAAGGCGGCATGGTCTGCACCGACGATAAAGATCTGTACGAAATGCTAGTTATGGGTCGCGCGCACGGCTGGGATCGCAATCTTGCACCAGAAACCCAAGAAAAGCTTCGTGCAAGCAGTGGCGCTGACGAATTTTACGCCAAATACACCTTTTACGATTTAGCTTCTAACTTTAGGCCAACTGAAATTAACGGATTTATTGGAAATCAACAGATTGGTTTTTGGGACGAAATTGTAGGCAAGCGCGTAGCGAACTTTAAAAAATTTGTTGAAGCTATAAACGCCAACGACGATTTTTACACATATAAGCTGGACCACATGGAAATTCCGTCAAACTTCGCAATGCCAGTTATCTGTAAAAATCCTGAACTTGCAGCTAAATATAAGCAGAAGTTCAGCGATGCCCAGGTTGAAATCCGCCCAGTAATTGCCGGCAATATGACCAAGCAACCTTTTTACCAAAAGTACGTGCAGGACCTGGCACCGCGGCCAAACAGTGACCTGATTCACGCAAACGGATTTTACTTTGGTAACAATCCAGAGATGACAGACGAAGAAATTGACACACTATGTAACCTTCTTGCAAAGGACTAA
- a CDS encoding sugar transferase, whose translation MPPRFARFYSLALVLGDFFVLLAAFTTAYVLRVQFDPRPLVSHVPAVDFLATSLLLIPIWLIIFAFFGLYTSKIYTKRLTEWGRLFVGSFVGILVVLGYSFVVDEPVFPARLVAVYAFISSFLLLVIGREVLRLLRTILFRFGKGVSRVLIIGNSIATKDIADQLSDTPTSGYKIVAIAGPKSVIPADFKGKHYSVAERALTNLESDLISTIIQTDLYDSSERNQKILGAAQSNHISYRFIPGEPEFYSGKNTVDVFLSYPVISVYQTPLVGWGVVVKRIFDFIATALIVLILSPIFLIIIVLQKILNPGPIFYVSKRLSRYSKPFDLLKFRSMSPKYGKQDAAEEFRQMGREDLAKEYDETRKVVNDPRITPFGRFLRASSLDEIPQFFNVLKGDLSLVGPRPILPQELKLYKGKNALLHSVKSGVTGLWQVSGRSDLPFEKRVELELYYAQNWSFWLDLRILLKTIPALFKKGAR comes from the coding sequence ATGCCACCACGATTTGCTCGTTTTTACAGTTTAGCTTTAGTCCTGGGTGACTTTTTTGTGTTGCTCGCTGCTTTTACTACAGCCTACGTCTTGAGGGTTCAATTTGACCCCCGCCCACTAGTCTCTCACGTTCCAGCAGTGGACTTTTTAGCAACTTCACTCTTACTTATTCCTATTTGGCTAATTATTTTTGCTTTTTTTGGGCTTTACACAAGTAAAATTTATACAAAACGACTAACCGAGTGGGGCAGACTTTTTGTTGGAAGTTTTGTGGGAATTTTAGTAGTTTTAGGCTACAGCTTTGTGGTAGATGAACCGGTGTTTCCTGCCCGATTAGTTGCAGTTTACGCCTTTATTTCATCATTTTTACTTTTAGTGATCGGTCGCGAAGTTCTGCGATTACTACGAACAATTTTATTTAGGTTTGGCAAGGGCGTCAGCCGAGTTCTAATTATCGGCAATTCCATCGCCACAAAGGATATTGCTGATCAACTTAGTGATACGCCAACGTCTGGTTACAAAATTGTTGCAATTGCCGGCCCAAAAAGTGTGATTCCCGCCGACTTTAAAGGTAAACACTACTCAGTCGCCGAGCGGGCTTTGACGAACCTTGAATCCGACCTTATTAGCACCATAATTCAGACTGATCTATACGACTCGAGCGAACGTAACCAAAAGATCTTGGGCGCGGCGCAATCTAACCACATTAGCTACAGGTTTATCCCCGGAGAGCCAGAGTTTTACTCCGGCAAAAACACTGTTGATGTATTTTTGAGCTACCCAGTTATTTCGGTTTACCAAACACCTCTAGTAGGTTGGGGTGTTGTCGTAAAACGCATTTTTGATTTTATAGCCACAGCCTTGATCGTTTTAATCTTGTCACCGATTTTTTTGATAATAATTGTATTGCAAAAAATCCTGAACCCCGGGCCAATTTTTTACGTTAGCAAACGTCTTTCACGCTATTCTAAGCCTTTTGATCTGTTAAAATTCCGGAGCATGTCACCTAAATACGGTAAACAAGATGCCGCCGAAGAATTTAGACAAATGGGCCGCGAAGATCTAGCCAAAGAGTACGACGAAACTCGAAAAGTTGTAAACGATCCGCGAATCACCCCTTTTGGTAGGTTCTTGCGCGCTTCTTCGTTGGACGAAATTCCGCAATTTTTTAACGTTTTAAAGGGTGACTTGAGTTTAGTTGGGCCGCGACCAATTTTGCCGCAAGAACTTAAACTATACAAAGGCAAAAACGCCTTACTCCATAGCGTAAAATCTGGAGTCACAGGTTTGTGGCAAGTATCGGGCAGAAGTGATCTACCTTTTGAAAAGCGAGTTGAACTAGAACTTTACTACGCTCAAAACTGGAGTTTTTGGTTGGACCTTAGGATTTTGCTCAAAACAATCCCTGCATTATTTAAAAAAGGTGCACGCTAA
- a CDS encoding glycosyltransferase: protein MKVAIVCDWLTNMGGAEKTVLALHDAFPDAPIYTSVFDKKACPEFVGLDVRTTYLQNLPAKVRAKHQLFPTFRTNAFRSLDLSEFDVVISSASAEAKAVKVRPDAIHICYCHTPTRYYWSHYNEYLAEPGLGPLNPAVRVAMPALVHFMRQADLRAVNGVDYFIANSNEVKKRIKQYYNRDSTVIHPPVDLHRFSKVKTNNARTGFVVVGRQVPYKRTDLAIQACNKLKLPLTIYGDGPEHERLVKLAGPTIKFVVGASDKAVVEALAKAKAFIMPQVEDFGIVQIEAMAAGTPVIAFGQGGSLDTVSDKTGVLFSKQTVDSLAKAIEQFQAKKFDHAAIQSSASGFSSERFVQEIRDFVRSHRSKSASRNPDSV, encoded by the coding sequence ATGAAGGTAGCAATAGTTTGCGACTGGCTAACAAACATGGGTGGAGCCGAAAAAACCGTGCTAGCCCTACACGATGCTTTTCCAGACGCCCCCATTTACACATCTGTTTTTGATAAAAAAGCGTGCCCAGAGTTTGTCGGACTTGACGTACGCACAACTTATTTACAAAACTTACCGGCTAAGGTTCGCGCCAAACACCAATTGTTTCCAACCTTTAGAACCAATGCTTTTAGGTCGCTGGATCTATCAGAGTTCGATGTTGTAATTAGTAGTGCCAGTGCCGAAGCAAAGGCAGTAAAAGTTAGGCCCGACGCAATTCATATTTGTTATTGCCACACGCCAACCCGCTATTACTGGAGTCACTACAACGAGTATCTGGCCGAACCTGGTCTAGGTCCTCTAAACCCGGCTGTTCGTGTTGCAATGCCAGCCCTGGTACATTTTATGCGTCAGGCCGATCTTAGAGCTGTGAACGGTGTGGACTACTTTATTGCCAATTCAAACGAAGTTAAAAAACGAATCAAACAGTATTATAACCGGGACTCCACCGTTATTCATCCGCCTGTAGATCTGCACCGCTTTAGTAAGGTTAAAACAAATAATGCACGGACCGGATTTGTAGTCGTCGGTCGTCAAGTTCCTTATAAGCGAACAGATCTCGCGATTCAAGCATGCAACAAACTTAAGCTGCCCCTAACTATTTATGGTGACGGCCCAGAACACGAACGCTTGGTTAAACTAGCTGGACCAACCATAAAATTCGTAGTTGGCGCAAGCGACAAAGCCGTAGTAGAGGCGCTTGCCAAAGCGAAAGCCTTTATCATGCCACAAGTAGAAGATTTTGGAATTGTGCAAATTGAGGCAATGGCCGCTGGAACTCCGGTCATCGCCTTTGGTCAAGGTGGGTCACTTGACACCGTTAGCGACAAAACCGGAGTTCTTTTTAGCAAACAAACCGTCGATAGTCTCGCGAAAGCCATCGAACAGTTTCAGGCTAAAAAATTTGACCACGCAGCTATTCAGAGCTCTGCGTCGGGCTTTAGTTCCGAGCGATTTGTCCAAGAAATCCGCGATTTTGTTAGATCTCACCGCTCTAAATCAGCATCGAGAAACCCTGACTCAGTGTGA